The Breoghania sp. L-A4 sequence TCTGCTGCGCAGGACCTTCAAGGTGACTCCGGACACGGTGCTGCTGTTTCACGCCGCGGCCGGCGGCGTCGGCCAGATCGCGGGCCAGTGGGCGCGCCACATCGGAGCCACCGCCATCGGTACTGTGGGTTCGGACGCCAAGGCGGAGATCGCGCGGGCGGCCGGCTACACCCACGTGATCAACTACCGCACCGAGAATTTCGTCGAGCGCGTCAAGGAGATCACCGGCGGCGCGGGCTGCGACGTGGTCTATGATTCCGTGGGCAAGGACACCTGGGCCGGGTCGCTCGACTGCCTCAAGCCGCTCGGCCTGTGGGTCACCTTCGGCCAGTCGTCCGGGCCGGTCCCGGACTTCAACCTCGGCCTGCTGGGCAAAAAGGGGTCGCTCTTCGTCACCCGGCCGACGGTGTTCAGCTATATCGCGGCGCGCGCCGATCTGTTGGAGACGGCGGGGGATCTCTTCGACGTGGTTGCCTCGGGCGCGGTGAAAATCCCGGTCAACCAGGAATACGCCCTGGCGGACGGCGTGAAGGCGCATCAGGATCTCGAAGGCCGCAGGACCACCGGCACCACGGTGCTGATTCCGTAGGGCGGCGGAGGCGGTCCACACCGCGAACAGGGGGAAACGTTCTGGACCGCGTTCGATATCTCTATGGCCCGGCGGTGCGCTACTTCGAGGCGGTGGCGCGCGCAGGCTCCATGCGCGGCGCCGCCCGCGAGCTGAACGTCGCCTCCTCGGCGGTCAACCGGCAGGTGCTGTCGCTGGAGGACCAGCTCGGCGTGCAGCTCTTCGACCGGGTGGGCCGCGGCTTGCGGCTGTCGCACGCGGGCGAGATCCTGCTCGCCCACGTGCGCCGCACGCTCGGCGACTACGAGGCGACGTTCTCCGAACTCGACGCGCTCAAGGGCCTGCGCCGCGGCATCGTGCGGGTGGCGGCGGTGGAAAGCGTCATCGAGGTGATCCTGCCCGATATCGTCTCCGCGTTTCGCACGAAGTTCTCCGGCATCCACGTTGAGGTGTCGGTCGACGATTCGGAAACCGTCGCCGCCAGGGTCGAGGCGGCGGAGGCCGATGTCGGCTTCACCTACGAGCCGCCTGAGACCCCGCGCCTGTCGGTGAATTTCCAACGCGATCTGCCCATCGGCTGCATCATGGCGCCGGACCATCCGCTGGCGGCGCGCGACGATCTCAGTCTCGCGGAGTGTTTCGCCTATCCGGTGGCGATGCCGGCCCGGGCCTGTCGCTGCGCGCGCGCATCGACGCCACGTTTGGCGCCAAGAGCCAGTCCAAGCGCACCTTTGTGGAATCCAACTCCCTGCGCTTCATGAAGGCGCTGGCCCGAAAGGGCTCCTGCGTCGCCTTTCAGACCCGGGTGGGGCTGGAAGACGACCTCGCGGCGGGCCGGCTGGTGTTCCGGAAACTCTCCGACGTGCCGCTGCAGCGCGACCGCTTCGCCATCATCACGTCGGCGCACCGGGGTCTTGCTCTGGCCCCGGCGATGTTCTTCGATCACGCCGTCAGCGTGTTGCGGCAGACATTGATTGTCGATTGATGCCTTTTCGGCATCGTTGGGCACTGTTTTCTGTTCTTTTGCGCACGTTAAGACTGGTGCACACTGAATCACCATGCTCAAATTGTGATCGTGTGTTTGCTGGCGGAGAGCGCGGCGAATGATCGCCGCAACACCGGCGAACCGGGGATCAAGGGCGGTTTGGGCGCGCGAACGGGTGTTCGACGAAGGCCGGGCGGTTCAGAATCACAATCTTGGTGTATTTTTGTTTTGGCCCGATGACAGCATTGTGCCTGAACGGGCTTTTTGATCGGGAGTTCCATGGGACGGTTGACCACCCATGTTCTGGATACCGCGTCGGGACGTCCCGCCGCCGGCCTGACGATCGAGCTCAGGCGTCTGGGCGATGACGCGGGACTGCTCAAGACCGTCGCGACCAACAATGACGGCCGGGTCGACGCGCCGTTGCTCGAAGGCGACGCCTATGCGCCCGGCGTCTACGAGTTGACGTTCTTTGCCGGCGACTATCTGCGCGGCCAGGGGCACGATCTGCCCGCGCCGGCCTTTCTCGATGTGGTTCCGATCCGCTTCGGCATCGCCGCGGGCGAGGAGCATTATCACGTGCCGCTGCTGATCTCGCCCTACGGCTATTCGACCTACAAGGGGAGCTGACTCATGCGCGCATCGCTCCGGTTCTTCAGACGCGGCGAGACCGTCAGCCTGACCAACGTCGGACCGGCGGAAACGCTGCTCGATTACCTGCGTTTGCGCGAGGGAAGCTGCGGCACCAAGGAAGGCTGCGGCGAGGGCGATTGCGGCGCCTGCACCGTGGCCATCGGCCGGGTTCAGGACGGGGTCGTGCGCTACGAGCCGGTCAACGCCTGCATCCAGCTTCTCGGCATGATCGACGGCTGCGAGGTGGTCACCGTCGATGATCTCGCGCGAGGCGCCGGCGAGGGCATGCTGCATCCGGTGCAGGACGCCATGCTGCGCCACCACGGTTCCCAATGCGGCTTCTGCACGCCGGGTATCGTCATGAGCCTGTTCACGCTCTATCACGACGACCACGGCGCGCCCGACCGCAAGGCCGTCAACGACCGGCTGGCGGGCAATCTCTGCCGCTGCACCGGCTACCGGCCGATCATCGATGCGGCGATGGAGGTGTGTTTCGAACCCGCCGACGACGCCTGGAGCGAGAACGCTGCGGAGACGCTCTCCGCCCTCGGCGCGCTCGACGACGGCGCGAACCTGTTTATCGGCGACGAGGATCGCTTTTTCGCAAGCCCCGCCGACGTCGACGCCTTGACCGATCTGTTCATGGCGCATCCGGACGCGACGCTGGTCGCCGGCGCCACGGATGTGGGCCTGTGGATCACCAAGCAGCTGCGCGATCTGCCCAAGGTGATCTGGCTTGGCCGGGTCGCCGGGCTGGATCGGGTGGAAACGGTCGAAGGCGGATTGATCATCGGCGCCACCGCCACCTACGCGCGCAGCCATTCCGCCATCGCCGCGATTGATCCCGATCTGGGGGAGCTGTGGCGGCGTATTGGCTCCATGCAGGTGCGCGCCCGTGGCACGGTTGGCGGCAACATCGCCAACGGCTCGCCCATCGGCGACACGCCGCCCGCGCTGATCGCGCTCGGCGCGACGCTGGAGCTGCGCTGCGGATCGGAAGCCCGCACGGTGCCTCTGGAGGATTTCTTCATCGATTACGGCAAGCAGGATCTGCGCCCGGGCGAGCTCGTCACCGGCGTGTTCGTGCCCAAGATGAAGCCCAATCACCGCTTCCGCGCCTACAAGCTCTCCAAGCGCTTCGACCAGGACATTTCCGCCGTCATGGGCGCGTTCCGGATCACGCTGGAAGATGATGGTCTGACGATCGGCAAGGCGCGCATCGCTTACGGGGGCATGGCGGCGACGCCCAAGCGCGCGAAGGGAGCCGAAAGCGCGCTGATCGGTGCGCGATTGTCCGAACCGGGCACCTGGTCGCGCGCCCTGCGCTGCATCGGCGAGGAATTCACGCCGCTCACCGACATGCGCGCCAGCAGCAGCTATCGCAGCGAGACGGCGCGCGCGCTGCTGGCCAAGGCGCTGGTGGAGATCGCCGGCATGAACACCGCGCGCACGCGGATCACCGGAATCAGGGAGGCGGCGCTTGACCCGGTTGCCTGACGCCCCCGATGCCCTTGAGGTGAAAGACCCTCCGGCGCGCGAAGCCCCGCGCCGGAGGCGCATGACATGCCGGACCCGGTGAGCCGGTCCGGCCCGTCCGTCCGCCAGCCCGTGCCGCACGACAGCGCCGCCGGCCACGTCAGCGGACAGGCCATCTACGTCGACGACATGCGCGAGCCAGCGGGCACGCTGCACATTGCGCCGGGCTACGCGCGCGATGCCGTGCGCGGGCGCATTCTCAGCGTCGATCTGTCCGCCGTGCGTGCCGCTCCGGGCGTGGTCCGGGTGCTGACGGGCGAGGACATTCGCGGCACCAACGATTGCTCGCCGTCGATCGGCGACGATCCGGTGCTCGCCATCGACGAGATCCTGTTTCACGGCCAGGTGGTCTTCGCCGTGCTCGCCCGAACGCGTGACGAGGCCCGGCGCGCCAGTATTCTAGCGAAGATCGAGGTCGAGGCGCGCGATCCAATCATCAGCGTCGATGATGCGCTCGCGCGCGGCGGCGACACGGTGCTGCCGGACTATGAATTCCGCCGCGGCCAGCCGGAAGCCTCGCTGGAGACCTCGCAACGCACCGTCTCGGGCAACATGCACATCGGCGGCCAGGAGCATTTCTATCTCGAGGGCCAGATCGCGCTGGCCGTGCCGGGCGACGCCGGCGACATCACCGTGCACAGCTCCACACAGCATCCCAGCGAGGTTCAGCACACGGTCGCCAAGGTTCTCGGGCTCAGCGAGGCCAAGGTAACCATCGAGGTCCGCCGCATGGGCGGGGCGTTTGGCGGCAAGGAAAGTCAGGCCAACCAGTGGGCGGCGCTCGCAGCGCTTGGCACCCAGGTCACCGGGCGTCCGTGCAAGATCCGGCTCGATCGCGATGACGACATGATCATGACCGGCAAGCGGCATGATTTCCGGGTCGACTACACGGTTGGGTTTGAACCCGACGGCACCATCCAGGCGGTCGACATGGCCTTCGCGTCGCGCTGCGGCTATTCCGCCGATCTGTCGCTGGGCATCAACGACCGCACGATGTTCCACGCCGACAGCGCCTATTTCTATCCCGACGCGCTGATCACCTCGCGGCGCATGCGCACCGACACCTGCTCCAACACGGCGTTTCGTGGTTTCGGCGGCCCGCAGGGCATGATCGCCGCCGAGCGGATGATCGATTCCATCGCGATTTCTCTGGGCGCCGATCCGCTCGATATCCGCAAGGCCAATTTCTATGCGGACGGCCGCGACGTCACCCACTACGGCATGCCGGTGGAGGAAACCGGCACCCTGAGCGGCATCGTCTCGGAGCTGGAGCGCACCAGCGACTACCGCGCCCGGCGCGAGACGATCCGGCGATTCAATTCCGAGAACCACATCCTCAAGAAGGGCCTGTCGCTGACGCCGGTGAAATTCGGCATCGCCTTCACGCTCATCCATCTCAACCAGGCCGGCGCGCTGGTGCATCTGTACCAGGACGGCTCGGTGCACCTGAACCACGGCGGCACAGAGATGGGGCAGGGGCTGTTCACCAAGGTCGCCCAGGTGGTGGCCGACGAACTCGGCGTGACGCTGGACCGCGTCTCGATCACCGCCACCCATACCGGCAAGGTGCCCAACACGGGGCCGACGGCGGCCTCGTCGGGATCCGATCTCAACGCCATGGCGGCGCGCCGGGCGGCGGAAGTCATCCGCCACCGGCTGGCCAGCTTCGCCTCCGACAAGCACGGCGTCCCCATCGATGCGGTCGAATTCGCCGACAACACCGTGATCTGCGGCGGCAAGGTGATTCCGCTGGCGACCCTCGCCCATCAGGCGCACGTGGCGCGCATCCAGCTTTCCTCAACCGGTTTCTATGCGACGCCGAAAATCACCTGGGACCGGGAGAAGGCGCAGGGCCGCCCGTTCCTCTATTTCGCCTATGGCGCGGCGTGCTCGGAAGTGACGCTGGACACGATGACCGGCGAGATGCGGGTGGACCGGGTCGACATCCTCCATGACGTGGGCAAGTCCATCAATCCGGCCATCGACATCGGCCAGATCGAGGGCGGCTTCGTCCAGGGCATGGGCTGGCTGACCACCGAGGAGCTGGTGTGGGACGACAAGGGCAAGCTCAGAACCCACGCGCCGTCGACCTACAAGATCCCCACCGCATCCGACGTGCCGGAGGATTTCCGCGTCGATCTGTGGCGCTCGCTGGGCAATCCCGAGCCGACGATCTACCGCTCCAAGGCGGTCGGCGAGCCGCCGCTGATGCTTGCCAATTCCGTCTTCGGCGCGATCACCGACGCCATCGCCAGTATCAAGCCCGGCGTCGTGCCGCCGCTCGACGCCCCGGCCACCCCGGAAGCCATTCTTGCGGCCATCCGCGCCACAAAGACCGCGGAGCCGGCGTGATGGCGGGATGGGCACAGGTCGCGGACAATATCGAGGCTCAGGGCGCCTGCGTGCTGGTCTCCATCATCGAAACCCGCGGCTCCGCGCCGCGCGAGGCCGGGGCGCGCATGGTCGTGCGGCCCGACGGCGGATTTCACGGCACCATCGGCGGCGGCCGGTTGGAATGGCAGGCGCTGGCGCAGGCGCAGAAGCTGTTCGCCGCGCCGCAAGGGTTCGTCACCCGCGAGCATGTGTTGGGCCCGATCTCGGCCAGTGCTGCGGCGGCCGCGTGACGCTGGCCTTCGAGATGTTCTCAGCCGACCGGCTTCATGCGGTCCGGGCGCTGGCGGCGCTCGAGGCGGAGGGCGATTTCGTCACCCGTGCCCGTGTTTCCGGCGCCGCGCCCCTGGAACGCTCCGTCATCGATGACGCGGAGTTGCACGGCGCGGCCGCGCGGTTTGAAAACGGCGTGCTGCTGGAGCGGTTTGGTGCGGCGCGCACGCCGCTCTATCTCTTCGGCGCGGGACATGTGGCGCGCGCGCTGGTGCTGGCGCTCGCGCCGCTGCCCTTTTCCGTCACCTGGGTCGATCCGCGCGCCGAGGCCTTCCCCTACCATGTTCCGGGCAACGTGGTGTGCCGGCATGAGGCGGACCCGGCAAGCGTTCTGGCTGAGGCGCAAGACGGCGCCTTCGTGCTGGTGATGACGCACAGCCACACGCTGGATCAGGAGATCGTGCATGCGGCGCTGGACGCGGGGCGCTTCGACTACGTCGGGCTGATCGGCAGCGCGACCAAACGCGCGCGCTTCCTCTCGCGTATGCGCCAGGCGGGATTGTGCGAGGAGGCGCTCGGCGCGCTCGTCTGCCCGATCGGCGTTAAGGGCATCGCCGGCAAGGAGCCCGCGGTGCTGGCGGCGGCCACCGTGGCGGAGTTGCTGGTGCGGCGGGAGGCCGCGGCGGCCATGGCAGGCGTTGAGGCACCGGGTGACGTCGAAGCGCCGCTCGTGCGCCTCGCGGATGCGAACTAGGGGGAGAACCATGTCCGGCAGTCCAGCGATCGACGATGCGGCCACCCGGTCTCCGGTGCTTCTGGAGGCCCGCGGCATCGTCAAGCGGTTCGGCGACATCAAGGCCAATGACCAGGTCGATTTCACCATCCGCGAGGGCGAGATCCATGCGCTGCTGGGGGAGAACGGCGCGGGCAAGTCGACGCTTGTGAAAATCCTCTACGGCGCGCTCGATCCCGACGAGGGCCAGATCCTGTGGCGCGGCAAGCCGGTGACCATACCGACGCCCGCCGCCGCCCGCGCGCTCGGCATCGGCATGGTGTTCCAGCACTTCTCGCTGTTCGAGGCGCTGACGGTGGCCGAGAACGTGGCGCTCGCCATGGCCGATCCGCCGCCGATGCGGGATCTCGCCGCCACCATCACGAAAGTCTCGGTCGATTACGGCCTGCCGCTCGACCCGCACGGGCGCGTCGCCGATCTGTCGGTGGGTGAGCGCCAGCGCATCGAGATCGTGCGCTGCCTGCTGCAGCACCCGCGCCTGATCATCATGGACGAGCCGACCTCGGTGCTCACCCCGCAGGAGGCGGAAAAGCTGTTCACGACGCTCGACCGGCTGGCCTCTGAAGGCTGCGCGATCCTCTATATCAGCCACCGGCTGGAGGAGGTGAAGCGGCTGTGCCACGACGCCACCATCCTGCGCCACGGCAAGGTGGTCGCCCATTGCGATCCCACGAAGGAGACCGCCGGAACGCTGGCGAGCCTGATGGTCGGCGCCGACATCGGCATCGTCAAGGCGGTTCGCGGCGGGGAGACCGGCGCCGTGCGGCTGGCGCTCAACGATGTCTCGCTCGCCGCCGCAGGCCCCTTCGCGGTGGCGCTGCATCACGTGGACCTCGAGGTGCGCGCCGGCGAGGTCGTCGCCATCGCGGGTGTCGCCGGCAACGGCCAGAGCGAGCTGTTTGACGCCATCTCCGGCGAGCGGCTGGTGATCGATCCTCAATCCATCCGCATCGACGACAAGCCCGTGGGCAACATGGATGTGACCGCGCGCCGCAGGGCGGGCGCCGCCTTCGTGCCCGAGGAGCGGCTGGGCCACGGCGCTGTGCCCGGCCTCAGCCTCAGCGAGAACATCGTGCTGACGCGCCATTCCACCTTCGACCGGCTGGTGCGCTCGCTGTTCGTCGACCGCAAGACCGCCAGCCGGCTGGAAAAGAAGATCACCGGGGCGTTCGACGTGCGCATGAGCCACGATGACCCGGAAGCGCATGCGCTGTCGGGCGGCAACCTGCAGAAATTCGTCGTCGGCCGCGAACTCGACCGCAATCCCGGCGTGATGATCGTCAACCAGCCCACCTGGGGGTGGATGCGGGCGCGGCGGCGCTGATCCGCCAGGCGCTGGTGGATCTGGCGCGCTCGGGCGCGGCCGTGCTGGTGATTTCCCAGGATCTCGACGAGATTTTCGAACTCGCCGACAGGATCGCGGTGATCTCGCGCGGGCATCTGTCGGAGGCCGAGTCGGCGTCCGCCATGACGCGCGAACGCATCGGCCTGCTGATGGGCGGCGCGGGGGAACGCGATCACACGGATCTGGCGCAAGCGGGGGCGACGACGGATGCGGCTTGAACTCATAAGACGGCCGGAACGGTCGAAGGCGATGGCTCTGGCCTCGCCGCTGATCGCGCTGGGGCTGACGGTCATCACCGGCGCCATTCTCTTCGGGGCGCTCGGCTACGATCCCCTGCGCGCGTTGTATTTCTATTTCATCGAACCGCTCACGGAGAGCTGGTCGCTGGAGGAACTCGCCGCCAAGGCAGCACCCCTGGTGCTCATCGCCGTCGGACTGTCGGTATGTTTCCTGTCCAACATCTGGAACATCGGCGCGGAAGGCCAATACACTTTCGGCGCTATCTTCGGCGCCATCATCCCGGTGTATTTCTGGGAATGGGACAGCTTTCTGGTGCTTCCGCTGATGATGGCGCTGGGCATGCTGGGCGGCGCGCTCTACGGCGCCATCCCAGCCTTCTTCAAGACGCGCTTCGGCACCAACGAGATCCTCACCTCGCTGATGCTGGTCTATGTGGCGGACAAGCTGCTGGACTGGCTGGTGCGCGGCCCCTGGCGTGACCCCGGCGGCTACAATTTCCCCGAAAGCCGCGACTTCACCGAAGCCTCGATCCTGCCCTCGCTGATCGGCTACGGCGCGATGCACTGGGGCGTCGTCTTCGCGTTGGTCGCGGTCGCCGCGATCGCCGTCATGCTCGGCAAGACGCTCAAGGGGTTCGAGGTCAAGGTGCTCGGCCAGTCGGCCCGCGCCGGCGCCTTCGCCGGCTTCTCGCGCACCCGGATGGTCTATTTCGGCTTCCTCGTCTCCGGCGCGCTTGCGGGACTCGCCGGCATCGCCACGGTGTCGGGCTCGGTGCAGCAGCTTCAGCCGGTGATCTCGCCGGGCTACGGCTTCACCGCCATCATCGTCGCCTTCCTCGGCCGGCTCAATCCGCTGGGCATTCTCATCGCCGGGCTCGTGCTGGCGCTGACCTATCTCGGCGGCGAGGCGGCGCAGGTGACCATGGGCATCTCGGACAAGGTCGCCCGGGTGTTCCAGGGGATGCTTTTGTTCTTCGTCTTGGGCTGCGACACGCTGATCCTCTACAAGCTGCGGTTTGTCTCGACAAAGCAGACCGCCGAGCCGCTGCCCGATCTCACGCCGGCGGAGGAAGCGCTATGAGCATCATCGAGCCCATCCTGCTGACGGTCATCACTGCCGCAACCCCGCTTCTCATCGCCGCCATCGGCGAGCTGATCACCGAACGCTCCGGCGTGCTCAACCTCGGCGTCGAGGGCATGATGATCATGGGCGCGGTGATGGGGTTCGCCGGCGCCCAATGGACCGGCTCCGCCTATGCCGGCATTTTGTTCGGTGTGGGGGCGGGCGTGCTCATGTCCGTGCTCTTCGCCTTCATGACCCAGACGCTGGTGGCCAATCAGGTGGCGACAGGCCTGGCGCTGACGCTGTTGGGGCTGGGGCTGTCGGGCATGATCGGCGAAGGCTTCGTCGGCCAGCCGGGCGTCCGGCTTCCGCCGGTGGAGATTCCGCTGCTGTCGGACATCCCGTTCCTGGGTACCGTGCTGTTTGGGCAGGACGTCATCGTCTACGCCTCCTTCGCGCTGGTCATCGGCGTCATGTGGTTCCTCTTCGCCACCCGCGCGGGGCTCGTGCTGCGCGCCATCGGCGACAACCACACCTCGGCGCATGCCTTGGGCGTCTCGGTCATCAAGGTGCGCTATCTGGCGGTGATGTTCGGCGGCGCCTGCGCCGGGCTCGCCGGTGCGCATCTGAGCCTCGTCTACACGCCGCAATGGGTGGAGAACATGACGGCGGGGCGCGGCTGGATCGCGCTGGCGCTGGTGGTCTTCGCCTCCTGGCGGCCCTGGCGCGTCGTCGCCGGCGCCTATCTGTTCGGCGCGGTGACCATCGCGCAGTTCCATGCCCAGGCGCTGGGCATCGGCATTCCGTCGCAATTTCTGGCGTCGCTGCCCTATCTGGCGACGATCCTCGTTCTCGTCCTGATTTCCCGCAACCGCCGGCTGACGCTGATCAACACGCCGGCGGCGCTGGGACGCACCTTCGTGCCGGAGCGCTGATCCCAGCCTTCCGGCCGGAACTCTGAAAGAAACCCCAAATGCACACAGCATCCAAGAAGGGAGCCGTCATGAAAACCAGACTTCTCACCGCAGCCGCCCTGGCCCTGGGCCTTGTCACGGGCGCGGCCCATGCCGCCGATCCGCTGAAGATCGGCTTCATCTACGTCGGCCCGACCGGCGATTTCGGCTGGAGCTACCAGCACGACCAGGGCCGCAAGGCCATCGAGGAAAAATACGGCGACAAGGTCGAGACGACCTATCTCGAAAGCGTGCCGGAAGGCCCGGACGCCGAGCGCGCCATCGAGCGCCTGGCGCGCGCCGGAAACACGCTGATCTTCACCACCTCGTTCGGCTACATGGACCCGACGCTGAAGGTGGCGAAGAAGTTCCCCAGCGTGAAATTCGAGCACGCCACGGGCTACAAGCGCGCCGACAATGTCTCCACCTATTCCTCGCGCTTCTATGAAGGCCGCTATGTGATCGGCCAGATCGCGGCGAGGATGTCCAAGACCGGCACCGCCGGCTACATCGCCTCCTTCCCGATCCCGGAAGTGGTGCGCGGCATCAATTCCTTCCTGCTCGGCGCGCAGTCCGTCAACCCGGACTTCAAGCTCAAGGTCGTCTGGGTGAGCTCCTGGTTCGACCCGGGCAAGGAAGCCGACGCCGCCAAGGCGCTGATCGATCAGGGCGTCGACGTCCTGACCCAGCACACCGATAGCCCGGCCGCCATGCAGGTCGCCGAGGAGCGCGGCATCCATGCCTTCGGTCAGGCCTCCAACATGATCAAGTTCGGCCCCAAGGCTCAGCTCACGGCGATCATCGACAACTGGGCGGACTACTACAACGCGCGGGTTGCCGCCGTCATGGACGGCACCTGGACGTCGACCGACACCTGGGGCGGATTCGACATGGAAATGGTCCACATGGCCGAGTTCACCAACATGCCGGATGACGTGAAGGCGATGGCGGAAGAGACCATGGGCAAGATCAAGTCCGGCGCCTTCCATCCCTTCACCGGCCCGATCACCAAGCAGGACGGCACGGAGTGGCTGAAGGACGGCGAAGTGGCCGACGACGGCACGCTGCTGGGCATGAATTTCTACGTCAAGGGCGTCGACGACAAGCTGCCGCAATAAGGCGCATCGCGACGCAGGAGCAAAAATGAGGCGCCGGGCGGGATTCCAGCCTGCCCGGCGCCTTCGGGAGCGAAACACCGGGAGAACAACGGAACGATAGTCAATACCGGCATTGGACACGGCTGCGGGGGCGCAGTCCCAATGCGTCAACAACGGGGAACAGCATGTCTAACAACCATCTCGGCGCAACGGCGGCGCAACTCAAGGATCCGAACTGGACACCGTCCATCGGCAAGGCGGTGCCGCTGGGCATTCAGCATGTCCTGGCGATGTTCGTCTCCAACGTCACGCCCGCGATCATCGTTGCGGGAGCCGCGGGCTTCGGCTTTGGATCGAACTCGCCCGACTTTCCGAACATGATCTACATGATCCAGATTTCGATGCTGTTCGCCGGTATCGCAACGCTGTTTCAAACGATCGGCTTTGGGCCTGTCGGCGCGCGCCTGCCGATCGTCCAGGGCACCAGCTTCGCCTTCCTGCCGGTCATGATCCCGGCCGTCGCGGGGCAGGGCGTCGCCGGTCTCGCCGGGTTGATGACGGGTGTCGTCATCGGCGGCATCTTCCATTTCTTCCTGGGAACGGTGATCGGCCGCATCCGCTTCGCGTTGCCGCCGCTCGTCACCGGCCTGATCGTTCTGATGATCGGTCTGTCGCTGATCCGCGTCGGCATCCAGTACACCGCCGGCGGCGTTCCGTTGATGGGCAAGCCGGGTTACGGCACCTTCGCCATGTGGTTTCCGGCTCTGGTGGTGATCGCGGTCACGCTGGGCCTGAAGTTCTTCGCCCGCGGCATCTTGTCGGTGGCCGCCGTTCTTGTCGGCCTGATCGCCGGCTACATCGTGTCGCTGTTCATGGGACAGGTGAACTTCGGCAACATCGGCAATGCGGCTGCGTTTTCGATCCCGATGCCGTTCAAGTGGGGCGTCGAGTTCAACGCCTCGATCATCATCGGCATGTGCCTGATGGCGGTGATTTCCGCGATCGAGACCGTGGGCGATACGTCGGGCATTACCAAGGGCGGCGCGGGCCGCGAGGC is a genomic window containing:
- a CDS encoding BMP family ABC transporter substrate-binding protein, whose translation is MKTRLLTAAALALGLVTGAAHAADPLKIGFIYVGPTGDFGWSYQHDQGRKAIEEKYGDKVETTYLESVPEGPDAERAIERLARAGNTLIFTTSFGYMDPTLKVAKKFPSVKFEHATGYKRADNVSTYSSRFYEGRYVIGQIAARMSKTGTAGYIASFPIPEVVRGINSFLLGAQSVNPDFKLKVVWVSSWFDPGKEADAAKALIDQGVDVLTQHTDSPAAMQVAEERGIHAFGQASNMIKFGPKAQLTAIIDNWADYYNARVAAVMDGTWTSTDTWGGFDMEMVHMAEFTNMPDDVKAMAEETMGKIKSGAFHPFTGPITKQDGTEWLKDGEVADDGTLLGMNFYVKGVDDKLPQ
- a CDS encoding nucleobase:cation symporter-2 family protein encodes the protein MSNNHLGATAAQLKDPNWTPSIGKAVPLGIQHVLAMFVSNVTPAIIVAGAAGFGFGSNSPDFPNMIYMIQISMLFAGIATLFQTIGFGPVGARLPIVQGTSFAFLPVMIPAVAGQGVAGLAGLMTGVVIGGIFHFFLGTVIGRIRFALPPLVTGLIVLMIGLSLIRVGIQYTAGGVPLMGKPGYGTFAMWFPALVVIAVTLGLKFFARGILSVAAVLVGLIAGYIVSLFMGQVNFGNIGNAAAFSIPMPFKWGVEFNASIIIGMCLMAVISAIETVGDTSGITKGGAGREATDKEISGATFADGLGTAVAGVFGGLPNTSFSQNVGLISMTGVMSRHVVTYGAIFLIICGFLPKIGAAVSTVPINVLGGGVVVMFGMVAAAGINMLSDVVWNRRNMVIFAVSLSVGLGLQLEPGALQHLPKTAQILLTSGLLPSAILAVLLNLALPHEAAEEEA